The DNA region tggctttgaactccttgaTCCTACTACCTTACCCTCTTCAAGTtttggggattacaggcatgtaccactgcacctggcaagagcatcttttgaaaaaagaaatagactcATATGACAGCATATAAAAGTGAACATATGAACATTTTGACTGGATTAATACGCATGGAATAAACATTAACACATCACCACATGCTGTACACTGAGGGTTTACAGAAAGTAAGGAAGGTACTATCACTGCACTCTCTCTACAGATGAGATATGGAAGCTTCAGGGGTTGGCCTGAGTCACAGATCTGATGAAATTTACTCTACCCTTCACTTCCCCCAAAGAGAGAATCAGGTCAAACCCAGATCTTTCATTCAGGTAGAAAAACTCGTGACCACCTCATGACAGGGGTCCTACCATAGACTTTCTCTGTCCTGCCCCTGCTGTTTTGCCCATGGTCAATGCTCTCCATGGAGATTTGGACTACAAAATTCACAATGCCTGCCTGGTATTGCCCAGACTCAGATTCATGACCTTCTGGggatgcttttctttcttcatccaaAGAACTTTTGTTAAATGAAGTTAAGGGTGAGAAGACTGCATCTGGAGGGCTGTATAGGAAATGAAACACCATGGAAGGAGGCCCTCTGCCTTGGTGCCTGGGCTCCGCCTGTCCACTCCACAACTCCAGGGTATAAGCCTCCACTGTCTGGTTAGATCTCTGTCATTTCACCTTCAGTGGTTAGAGCAGTGGCTGAAAGACAGCTTTCTGATGCAGTTTTACCTCGTGGAAGGCATTTGAAAGTTGTATGCCAGTGGCTGGGACAGAGAAAGCTTCTCCCAGTTCATAAAGCAGTGAAGCACATATATTTTAGGTCTTCAGACTCCCCTGTTTTTGGCACTGAAATATCCATCCATGTACTATACAACAGTACTGATACTAAGGTAATATTACTGAAAACATCCTCTTGCAAATAGAAGAAAGTCCACTACATGTCAATTCATCTATGTTTTAAAAGCTATGTCCCTTAAGAAAATTGCATACAAGAACTGTTTTTACAATCAAGGGCAGAGAAAGGGCAGGGAGTATCATCTGTGAACCCCACTGGGCACCCATCCTAAGTGCACTGGAGTAAGCAGTGCCTCCACTCTGTATTACGTGTTCTGTTTTGGATTCTGGCTGGTATGTCCACAATTAAGTGCACACCAATATACTTTCAGTCTTTGTTTCATATAGGTGCCCAAATCTTGCATGAATAGGAGGAGACAGGAATCACTACTTATTTAGCCTCTTGAGAACCTGACAGGGACAGGATAATCCCAGCCACCCATCACTTGTGCACACATGGAGGGAGTGTGCCACAGCCCTGGGCAGTGGCCAGACTCTCCTCACCATCTAAGTAGCAGCCACGCTTCCAGGATGAAAGCCTAGGTTCCTATTCTCTCTTGTCCATTTCCCAGCAGTAGTTGCAGCTGGATACCTGCAATCCCACCCTCTTCAGTCCTCTGAGACCAGATCCCAGATATCCCAGTGGCAGCACTGGCCCCCGTGCACACACACAGGCCTCAGCTCCCCATCTGTGGCAGAACCTTCCTGTGTGGACCCCCAAGACAGTAACTACTCAGGAGAAATATATGTCACTATTTTATTGAGAAAGGCAGGAGAGGTGCTTATAGGCCAGGCACCAATGTGtttgaaaaataatgagaagGAACAAACAAGGGAAGAGTGACATAAGCCATCTCCACTGGTCTGTTGGTGCTGCCACAATAAGGGCTAGGGGATATCTGAGGGTCTGGGGCATTACAGGGGAGTGGAGTGAGGAAGGGGTAGCCAATGCAGTTCTGCCTGGCACATACCCTTAGTCATTATGACAACTGTATTGTGTCATGGAGATTGTGTGCAGCCAGGGCACAATGTAGACCTGGAAAGAGCAGTAAGTCCTctgtaaaaagaagagaaagggacaATCAGTGTGTGATTCAGATAACAGGGAAGATGTTCAATCTGAGATGTCAGAATTGGGGTACAGAATAATGGTCGTGGGATTCTCAGCCCCTATCTCCTTTGCCAGGTTCAATTTTGATAATCAACCAAACTCAATATCTACTCATCGCCCTGCCCATTGCTCTGAGTCCACAAGACACCATGTGACTCTCTCCCTGGATCATGTGTAAGGCTGTGGGAGCCCCAGGGGTGCAGGGCATGGAAGGCTGTCACTGTCCCAAGTTCCCTCCACCTCCAGCACCTGGGCCAGCAAGAACAGGGGCACAGAGGGAAGAAGTGGGCACAGTAAACAGCCTTGAAATAGGCATCAGGGTTGGGGGAAGGTAGACAAGATGAAGGCAGATATCCCCAGGGCCGTAGAGAGGCTGGCACTGAGAAAGCAGGGACAGCACCAGAGGGTTTCATCTGTTTACAGGCCCCTGATCTGTCCATCATGGCTCTGGGCAGGTGGCCAAAGGTGGGACTAACAGAGCTTTTTCTCTGTCCTCAGCAACCATCCTGTAGCTATGTCCCCCAGGCCAGCAGGCAGCACACTCAAACACAAAAGGGTGTCCTCCTGGGACCCTAATTAGAAGGGAAAACCCACTGTGTAATTCAAGTTGATCATGTGTACACACATGGCCCCTCCTGCAGCACCCCACATGTGTAAAGGTCTACATCTGCATTAACTCATACACACCCCACTTCACATGTATCTATTCATGTGCCACCACGCTCCCCCCActcatctacacacacacaacacatgcaTCCAtccatatacacacatgcatctCTTGACactctcacacatgagcatacAAACAAGCTCACATGCCCCTCTTCGATAATCAGCCCTGGGCCCACGTCAATGACATACCTTGTGCTCATGTAGGTGCTCAACGAAGGGACATTCGGCCAGGTCAGACTGAGACTTAGTACAGGTGGTTCGACCTATCTCCAAATCCAAGTAGTAGTTTGTCCCAGTGACAACCTACAACGAAAAGAACGGGATTCATTTACAACACTCCAGGTCACTTTCACATGTATGCTGTTACTTTATGTCACTGAGTTAATACCTTTACctagtgtgttagtcagcttttcatcacagtgaccaaaatatctgatatGAACTACTTAGAGAAGAAAGGGTTAtcttggctcacggtttcagaggtttcagtccatggttgcctgGCTGCGTCCAGGTGAGGTCTTCTCAATCCCAGGGGGCATTCAGTTGCCCACGACTATTCACTATGATGCACTGTCTCAGAGTGAGGGACACTAGCCCCTTGAGGCTACTCCCAGGGAATGCTCCCAGGGCATGCCATGCACAGGGAATGAAGGCTACTCAGGACATGTTGAGTGGTGCCTACTCAGAGGACTCTGGATGGGGTCCATCCTGAGGAAAAATCTGAGACACCCAATATAAGCATATCGACATGCTCTGAGAAATGTGTCCTTAGAGGATTTCACTGGTAAATGTCATATTATACATAACAAACTAAGATGGCTACAATGTCACTAGATGATACAATCTTAAGGAACTGCAATGTATATGTAGTCATCCTTGTGGGCACATGACTGCACACCACGGTTGGTGGGACCCTTTGaaatgtcaaggtcatgaaaacTGACCAGGAGCTGCTCCAGATGAAAGGAGGCTGAGGAGACAGGACAGTGACTGCAGCATACAGGGGCATCCATCAGTGCACATCAGCAAATTTAAGTCTGTGAATTAAGGTAACTAAATATGACAGTGTTGATTCCGATTTTCAAAACTGAATCTTAGATAAGAGAATGTCCAATTTTGCAAGCAAGCTGAAATGTTGCTTCTAAAAAGgtccagaaaaataaatgcatataagtACATGCATGTACACGTGTCCTGGGAGAGCAAGGACGAAGGAGGAAACATGGCCTACTATTAGGATCTAGATTTGCAATAATGTCAAAATTAAAGGTGAAAAAAAGCTTTTCAAAGATCTTTTAGTGAAGGCATGCAGGGGGGCATCTATTTTGTTGTCTCCAATCATTGAGTTAACAGTTTATACTAATTCCAGGCCCTCTTCAGGCTGGCAGTAGGGATCTATAACCAGGGCAGAACTTGACCTTGATCCTGACCTGTAGCCCTGGTGCCCCTTGCCTTCTGGTGGctggaaacagaaataaaacGCCAGGAGCCCACCTGGAGTGCTAGGCAGGGTGGGTTTCCAGGCTAACCCTGAGCGAGGACAGGCCCGCAAAGGGCGGTAGAAAATTACCTAGGACAGGGCTTGGGTGAGCAGCAGAGTGTGTAAATTCCCTGGCGGATCAGAACACCCCGAGCCCATAGGCTGTTGAGTTCTCTATAGCAGCAGGCAGTGTACCCAAGTGGGAAGCAGCAGCTAGAGGAgcgagggaggggctggggacgcGTTTGATGCCCGGTGAGGGGCAACTCCTATGATTCAGGCCTGAGGCGCGAGCACGCACCTGCTTGCGGGCACGCACCACCCTGCGAACACGGCTATAGTAGGGGTCATTGTTCTCCTGGTTGTAAACGCTGATGGCGTAGTCAATCGCCTGATGCACACCCTCCTCGTGTATGTCTGCCTCCTCCAGACCGCCAAGCATTAGTTGAGAGCTCCTGAGTTCGGGTCTTGCGGGTCTTGCGGCATAGCCAGCCACCATGGCTGCCAGAAGGAGCAGTGGGAAGTGCAGGGGTATGGCCATGTTTGGCTGGGACATGGAGCTGTACCTGCAACCAAGCGGAGAGTGATCCAGAGACCCTGAGTACTAGGTGGGCTGCCACAGCACTTTTATCCCTCTCTGGCCCACTGTCCCTCCCCAATCCAGGCTCCTCCTTTTCCTGGctgctccctctccccacctttAGATCCTGTTCTCCTTTTGGGCCTCTTACAATGTCTCCCCTCCTTCCTTATCCCTCTTCATTTGTCCCTTTCTCCATCCCACTCAGATTTTCCCTCCCACAATATACTCCATCTTCCTGCATTCTCCCTCTCTTGCTTCCTCATCCTGATCCCCCAGTTCTACTCTTGATCCTCCTTATGAACACTCCCAAGCTTGGGTCACCTTGGTTTCCACAAAGGTGTCTGCTCTTTCTGAGCCCTGAAAAGCATTTGACCTGCCCAGCATGACTTCTTTTTTCTCCAGATAAGAGCAATATTTGCTTCCTGGGGTCATCAGAGGTCAGGGAGCATCTTTGAGCTGTGGGTCAAGGAATGGGAATTGCCAGAGCAAGTATGATATTTCAGATTTGCCAGAAAGAGCCAGCCTGTGCCTTGTTCTGGGGCACTTCTTTGCCAAGCATAAGTGAATCAACCTTTATTAATTTTAcaagtttataaatttattaattaatgagtTTCTTAAGAattcattaacatttaataaGCAAAACTTTCAAGGGCTTCTCCCTAGGTCAGACCAGCCAGGGCCTGGAAGTGGAGCATAGGTGACTGAACCCTAGACTTGACATTTTAGGCTGACTGCCCAGGAGACGTAACATGAGCCATGTGTAATTTTAACTTTctaggaaacattttaaaaagttaagaaacacaggtgaaaataattttagtgttCTATTTAACctcaaatatgaaatattattttaatgcttCATAggagatattttacattctttggttTTGGGGTGTTTATGACATTTAGAGTAAACGTTTGTTTAAACTGGCCCCATCTCAAGCACCCAGGGACTATGTGTGGTGGTGGCTGTGCCATCGCACAAGTCAGCTTCAGGTTGTGTGGTTGGGATGTGAGGAGGTGATTAATAATTAAGATCAGGGAGTCACAGGTGTTCTGTTCAAAATGAAATCGAAGAAGTGAGGGAAAGAGTTGGGTCAGGAAACCTCTTTAGGACCCAAAATGATGAGAGGTCCTGTCTGGGGGAGACAGAACCAGCAGTGCAGCGGCCCTGAGGTAAAGTTGGATTGTGCCTGTTCTAGCAACAAGCAAGGGAGTGGCATGATCTGAAATCTTACCCTAGGGGTTAGTGGATAGTGCTCTGTGGGTGAGGCCTTGGGTGGGAGGGTAGGGAGACTCCTGCCAGGCCAATAAGAGATGGTGAACAGTAGAGGGAATGAATCT from Ictidomys tridecemlineatus isolate mIctTri1 chromosome 5, mIctTri1.hap1, whole genome shotgun sequence includes:
- the LOC101962508 gene encoding cystatin-C produces the protein MSQPNMAIPLHFPLLLLAAMVAGYAARPARPELRSSQLMLGGLEEADIHEEGVHQAIDYAISVYNQENNDPYYSRVRRVVRARKQVVTGTNYYLDLEIGRTTCTKSQSDLAECPFVEHLHEHKRTYCSFQVYIVPWLHTISMTQYSCHND